A genome region from Myroides fluvii includes the following:
- a CDS encoding DUF7507 domain-containing protein — MKNKKYNIGSKLQVLFLFVFCLFLHIGEIRAEGSKDLYTENAKGGRAYLRATNRVASQFPFSNNGEHFVYAVEGEVIALASDAQIGTVKKISLYAPNGSEVTPARNNVNTGNIPNRAAELAGPGLPGQARNNNEYEAIYYTVPVGGSGIYRVTFLGNARTPDTDYLGYGYSPAIAWPTAMTSNYLIAWDISVARQIGGTWNWLKGRVFTTQMTMFNASYPHNTSPTFLPNSGFYGKFIVLTKDGYVYKVDNNGNQGMAFTFMVNNQGFHKVGDPKTSSYQSIPASTAAQVQNRYHDPRKADTDFVTTQKIFYNLPDSTMPEEAVGALAGGKTWLRVQEKKLNVDDIRVEGAEGSLNQVGNKGAYIKFTNEIDGNYYITISPKPGNYFKERLIQGPTIIGENTIFWDGKDGDGLVISPGLVDLNVDLKLRGAEVHFPYLDIELNEFGIIIELLSTDLQSVRSDIVFWDDTLIGNGGGSMGSKSNPRNASHTVLPEGTSSNLNGHIWGLGSNNTNGTFGDNQGIDTWTFIKGDAISVGIDVDIKVADLEVVSVVPDKTILHKNEEIIYTVKVKNNGPSDVKDAVFTFDIPSGFDPVRATFIATTCGTESQVIAYDSTNYAYTSKLNLLNGCEITYEITMKAISPILGTIAVEAATLRPKDVVDPDATNTDPLVPPTNAQYECDHNGLGVPCNNIKTNTEVKYSDAAFILIKDGRFNDDDSNGSAQAGETLTYILNVTNTGRAKIEDIVVSDPLLGGVVTVNPVKSKNTDAVLDADETWTYTLTYTLTPADIQNEGVYNQAKVEGKDSITGEIIEISSIPTVPLTPGDLGYDPTRPNHTFVPLIVGKILISNPMIRQRMK, encoded by the coding sequence ATGAAAAATAAAAAATACAATATTGGAAGTAAATTACAAGTTTTGTTCTTGTTTGTATTTTGCCTGTTCTTACATATAGGCGAAATACGAGCAGAGGGATCTAAAGATTTATATACCGAAAATGCAAAGGGTGGTAGAGCCTATTTAAGAGCTACTAATCGAGTAGCCTCTCAGTTTCCTTTCTCTAATAACGGAGAACATTTTGTGTATGCTGTGGAAGGAGAAGTTATTGCTTTGGCATCCGATGCACAAATAGGAACGGTTAAAAAAATAAGTTTGTATGCACCCAATGGGAGCGAAGTTACGCCTGCACGAAATAATGTAAATACAGGGAATATTCCCAATCGAGCTGCGGAACTTGCAGGACCAGGGCTTCCAGGGCAAGCTAGGAATAACAATGAATATGAAGCGATTTATTATACCGTTCCGGTAGGAGGTAGTGGAATATATCGAGTAACTTTTTTAGGAAATGCTAGAACACCAGATACGGATTATTTAGGATATGGTTATTCCCCAGCAATAGCATGGCCTACCGCAATGACGAGTAATTATTTAATTGCATGGGATATTTCTGTTGCGAGGCAAATTGGTGGAACTTGGAATTGGCTTAAAGGACGTGTTTTTACCACACAGATGACAATGTTTAATGCCTCCTATCCACATAATACGAGTCCTACATTCTTACCTAATAGTGGATTCTATGGAAAATTCATTGTATTGACTAAAGATGGGTATGTGTATAAGGTGGATAACAATGGCAATCAAGGAATGGCATTTACTTTTATGGTGAATAATCAAGGGTTTCATAAAGTAGGAGATCCTAAAACATCATCGTATCAAAGTATTCCTGCTAGTACGGCCGCTCAGGTGCAGAATAGATACCACGATCCTCGAAAGGCAGATACGGATTTCGTAACGACCCAAAAAATATTCTATAACCTACCAGATAGCACCATGCCTGAAGAGGCTGTTGGAGCATTAGCTGGAGGAAAAACCTGGTTAAGAGTACAAGAAAAAAAACTGAATGTAGATGATATTAGAGTAGAAGGAGCAGAAGGAAGTTTGAACCAAGTTGGAAATAAAGGAGCTTACATCAAATTTACGAATGAAATTGATGGGAATTACTATATCACAATCAGTCCTAAACCAGGAAATTATTTTAAAGAACGCCTCATACAAGGGCCAACTATCATCGGTGAGAATACAATCTTCTGGGATGGAAAAGATGGAGATGGTCTAGTAATATCCCCAGGGTTGGTAGATCTAAACGTCGATCTAAAGCTTCGCGGGGCGGAAGTGCATTTCCCGTATTTAGATATCGAATTAAATGAATTCGGAATTATTATTGAGCTACTGTCAACGGATTTACAATCGGTGCGATCGGATATTGTCTTCTGGGATGATACCCTAATAGGTAACGGAGGAGGAAGTATGGGATCGAAGTCAAATCCTAGAAATGCAAGTCATACTGTTTTGCCAGAGGGTACTTCTAGTAACCTTAATGGACATATATGGGGGCTTGGATCCAATAATACGAATGGTACTTTTGGGGATAATCAAGGAATAGATACTTGGACCTTTATCAAAGGAGATGCTATTTCCGTAGGCATTGATGTTGATATTAAAGTAGCTGATTTAGAAGTAGTATCGGTTGTACCTGATAAAACAATTCTACACAAAAATGAAGAGATTATCTATACCGTTAAGGTTAAAAACAATGGACCCAGTGATGTAAAAGATGCTGTTTTTACCTTTGATATTCCAAGTGGTTTTGATCCAGTGCGAGCAACGTTCATTGCAACTACTTGTGGTACAGAAAGTCAAGTAATAGCATATGATAGTACCAATTATGCTTATACTTCAAAGCTTAATTTGTTAAATGGTTGTGAGATTACGTATGAAATCACGATGAAGGCCATTAGCCCTATACTTGGAACTATTGCAGTAGAAGCAGCCACCTTACGTCCAAAAGACGTGGTAGATCCTGATGCAACGAATACAGATCCTTTGGTACCACCTACTAATGCACAGTACGAATGTGATCATAATGGTTTGGGAGTTCCTTGTAATAATATAAAAACAAATACCGAGGTTAAATACAGTGATGCAGCATTTATCCTGATTAAGGATGGACGTTTTAATGATGATGATAGCAACGGTTCAGCACAAGCAGGAGAAACACTAACCTATATTTTAAATGTAACGAATACGGGAAGAGCTAAAATTGAAGACATCGTAGTCAGTGACCCTCTTTTAGGAGGAGTTGTTACGGTCAATCCTGTAAAGAGTAAAAATACAGATGCTGTTTTGGATGCAGATGAAACGTGGACGTATACTTTAACGTATACCTTAACGCCTGCAGATATTCAAAATGAAGGTGTTTATAACCAAGCAAAGGTTGAGGGGAAAGATAGTATTACGGGTGAAATCATTGAAATATCATCAATACCAACGGTGCCACTGACGCCAGGAGATCTTGGATATGACCCAACTAGACCAAATCATACTTTTGTTCCTTTGATTGTTGGTAAAATATTGATATCTAATCCGATGATTCGTCAAAGGATGAAGTAG
- a CDS encoding DUF7507 domain-containing protein, with amino-acid sequence MISKKHRIGRKIQVQCIVVLCLLLNIGNAWAEGSKDLYPVDAKGGRAYLRASTTESAVYPYPTLGTHYVYAEEGEQITLASSAQSALNKRILLYAPDGNEVTLVFEKNNGFIYKREVEVAGPRLPGQRAGESRYIPIYYTVPAGGAGVYRVEFISSSDKTTGNVLGMEYTAAAAAFNVGGGNYLSAWDISVAKKIDNSWNWVTGRVFTTAMALHNPSYNKQNQFLPNSGFYGVFKVLTKDGYVYSVDNNGSQGIAFTFMVNNQGFHKIGDPNTPAYESVPSTKALDIQSRYHDPRKADTDVVVTQKIFYNVPDDKMPEQAVAAMDGGKTWLKVQEKQLHVTDLRVEGAEGGAENQGGKGAYIRFTNENGGEYSIRIKPKNGNTFAERVLQGVTIIGNNKIYWDGKDGTGRNVSAGRVEMQVNLQLHGGEVHFPYIDMELNENGIIIELLSKDTQSVRSDKVYWNDSTIGEGGGNFGSKSNPRNASHTVIPEGISSRVNGHIWGVATDKTSSTFGDEHGIDTWTFIKGDVVSTSFDVQIKEADLEVVAVQSDKEKVKQGEEVTYTIRVKNNGPDAVENATFSFQIPLGFEPVQTTGNTGTCGSESQALAFDQEKNKYTSQVNLANQCEITYTITIKVNNPTVGPIAVEAAILRPTDVMDPDATNQEENRPPTDPHYECEHNGLGIPCNNIKTNTAVRYSEASFILIKEGYFKDINNDGFAQVGEMITYVVKVTNTGKTNISDIKVIDPLLGGVITEIPEKSINADDVLQVGETWVYTLTYILTPADIAQKGVYNLATVKGVDTVLDEEIETTSVPTQPLTPTDPGYDPNRPNHTFVPLKVNQWMIANPMVRQRIR; translated from the coding sequence ATGATCAGTAAAAAGCATAGGATTGGTAGAAAAATTCAAGTACAATGTATTGTTGTACTTTGTCTCTTGCTAAATATAGGAAATGCTTGGGCAGAAGGCTCGAAAGATTTATATCCCGTTGATGCTAAAGGAGGAAGAGCCTATCTAAGAGCTTCAACTACAGAATCTGCCGTTTATCCTTATCCAACTTTGGGAACCCATTATGTCTATGCAGAAGAAGGAGAGCAAATTACATTAGCCTCAAGTGCTCAAAGTGCATTAAATAAGAGGATTTTATTATATGCACCTGATGGTAATGAAGTGACACTTGTTTTCGAAAAGAATAATGGATTTATTTATAAAAGAGAGGTGGAAGTAGCAGGCCCAAGACTACCTGGTCAACGAGCAGGAGAGAGTAGGTATATCCCCATTTATTATACAGTACCTGCAGGAGGTGCTGGAGTGTATCGAGTTGAATTTATTAGTTCAAGTGACAAGACCACAGGAAATGTATTGGGCATGGAGTATACCGCAGCCGCAGCCGCGTTTAATGTAGGTGGAGGGAATTATTTAAGTGCTTGGGATATTTCAGTAGCGAAAAAAATAGATAATAGTTGGAATTGGGTAACCGGACGTGTGTTTACTACCGCTATGGCTTTGCATAATCCTTCCTATAATAAACAAAATCAATTTCTTCCCAATAGTGGATTTTATGGGGTATTTAAAGTTTTGACCAAAGATGGGTATGTCTATAGTGTAGATAATAACGGAAGCCAGGGAATTGCTTTTACCTTTATGGTAAATAACCAAGGATTTCATAAAATAGGAGATCCTAATACTCCTGCTTATGAAAGTGTTCCATCAACTAAAGCGCTCGATATTCAAAGTCGATATCATGATCCGCGTAAAGCCGATACAGATGTTGTGGTAACTCAAAAAATATTTTACAATGTTCCAGATGACAAGATGCCCGAACAAGCCGTAGCAGCTATGGATGGAGGAAAAACTTGGTTAAAAGTACAAGAAAAACAACTGCATGTAACAGATCTTAGGGTAGAAGGAGCTGAAGGAGGTGCAGAAAATCAAGGAGGAAAAGGAGCTTATATCCGGTTTACAAATGAAAATGGAGGAGAATATTCCATTCGCATTAAACCTAAAAATGGGAATACGTTTGCAGAACGCGTATTACAGGGAGTAACAATCATAGGGAACAATAAAATTTATTGGGATGGAAAAGATGGAACAGGTCGCAATGTTTCCGCAGGAAGGGTTGAGATGCAGGTCAATTTACAATTGCATGGAGGAGAAGTGCATTTTCCTTATATCGATATGGAGCTCAATGAAAACGGAATTATTATTGAATTACTTTCGAAGGACACACAATCCGTGCGTTCAGATAAAGTATATTGGAATGACAGTACAATAGGTGAGGGAGGAGGAAATTTTGGATCGAAATCTAATCCGCGTAATGCCAGTCATACCGTCATACCAGAAGGTATTTCAAGTAGAGTGAATGGTCATATTTGGGGAGTGGCAACAGATAAGACGTCAAGTACTTTTGGTGATGAGCATGGAATTGATACTTGGACTTTTATTAAAGGAGATGTGGTTTCCACTAGCTTTGATGTACAGATTAAAGAGGCAGATTTAGAAGTGGTTGCCGTCCAATCTGATAAAGAAAAAGTAAAGCAAGGGGAAGAAGTTACGTATACAATTAGAGTGAAAAATAACGGGCCTGATGCGGTCGAGAATGCTACATTTTCATTTCAAATTCCTCTGGGTTTTGAACCAGTACAAACAACAGGGAATACAGGAACGTGTGGAAGTGAAAGTCAAGCACTCGCCTTTGACCAAGAAAAAAACAAGTATACCAGCCAAGTAAACCTGGCAAATCAATGTGAGATTACTTATACTATTACGATAAAAGTAAACAATCCCACTGTTGGACCTATTGCTGTGGAAGCAGCTATTTTGCGTCCAACAGATGTAATGGATCCCGATGCAACCAATCAAGAGGAAAATAGGCCCCCTACCGACCCTCATTATGAATGTGAACATAATGGTTTGGGAATACCTTGTAACAATATAAAAACAAATACAGCCGTTCGCTATAGCGAAGCCTCATTTATCTTGATTAAAGAGGGGTATTTTAAAGACATAAATAACGATGGCTTTGCTCAAGTAGGAGAAATGATAACCTATGTTGTAAAAGTAACAAATACAGGAAAAACAAACATTTCGGATATCAAGGTAATTGACCCGCTTTTAGGTGGGGTCATAACGGAAATCCCTGAAAAAAGTATCAATGCTGACGACGTTTTGCAGGTGGGAGAAACGTGGGTATATACGCTTACTTATATCCTAACTCCTGCCGATATAGCCCAAAAAGGAGTGTATAACCTTGCAACAGTAAAAGGCGTAGACACAGTATTGGATGAAGAAATTGAAACAACTTCTGTACCTACTCAGCCATTAACCCCAACAGACCCAGGATATGATCCCAATCGACCAAATCACACTTTTGTTCCCTTAAAAGTTAATCAATGGATGATTGCCAATCCTATGGTTCGTCAAAGAATAAGATAA
- a CDS encoding PorP/SprF family type IX secretion system membrane protein: MQRKKIIKTAILFSLSVLSFQQINAQQDPQYTQYMYNPATINPAYAGSVDRVQIFGQYRTQWVGLEGAPKTTHLSVTTPLTDTGLGMGFHFKNDHLGVTDQNSLAIDLAYTVNLNYDYKLAFGLKGAGSLLDVNYDKLHIYDGTDPITEKNISNKFSANVGAGVYLYSDKAYVGLSVPMILSSNRYNDKEYKIMNEKAHFYLMGGYVFDLNHEIQFKPAALVKVVPGAPLQVDLTANVLFYEKFTLGAAYRWDAAVSGLAGFQVTDGLFVGYTYDADTSKLKNYHSGSHEIFMKFELSNKKKRKVAPRFF; this comes from the coding sequence ATGCAAAGAAAAAAAATCATAAAAACAGCGATACTATTTAGTTTAAGTGTATTGAGTTTTCAACAAATAAACGCACAACAAGATCCACAATATACCCAGTACATGTATAATCCCGCAACCATCAACCCCGCTTATGCTGGAAGTGTAGATCGAGTGCAGATTTTTGGACAGTATCGCACTCAATGGGTAGGGCTAGAAGGAGCGCCTAAAACGACTCATCTATCCGTAACGACTCCGCTGACAGATACGGGTTTGGGGATGGGTTTTCACTTTAAGAATGACCACTTAGGGGTAACAGATCAAAATAGCTTGGCTATTGACTTAGCCTATACAGTGAATTTAAACTATGACTATAAATTAGCCTTCGGACTGAAAGGAGCAGGATCTCTCTTGGATGTGAATTACGATAAATTGCATATTTACGATGGTACGGATCCTATTACCGAGAAAAATATCAGCAATAAATTCTCCGCAAATGTCGGAGCTGGGGTGTATTTATATTCAGATAAAGCCTATGTAGGATTATCTGTTCCGATGATTTTGTCGAGTAATAGATACAATGATAAGGAGTATAAAATAATGAACGAAAAAGCGCACTTTTACTTGATGGGAGGTTATGTATTTGACTTGAATCACGAGATTCAGTTCAAACCCGCTGCTTTGGTTAAAGTCGTGCCGGGAGCACCATTGCAAGTAGATCTTACGGCGAATGTTCTGTTTTACGAGAAGTTTACCCTAGGTGCAGCCTATCGCTGGGATGCTGCTGTAAGTGGATTAGCAGGTTTTCAAGTGACAGATGGATTATTTGTCGGCTATACATATGATGCAGATACAAGTAAATTAAAAAATTATCATTCGGGCTCTCATGAGATATTCATGAAGTTTGAACTCTCAAACAAAAAGAAGAGAAAAGTCGCCCCTCGATTTTTCTAA
- a CDS encoding gliding motility-associated C-terminal domain-containing protein gives MRKRKISTALVASCTSILLYGQAPSVITNEGLFIVSPGDLVSFEGTFENVESGHVTNDGTVVYFRDFINNGSYGMTANKTTSTTIFTVVGNPQEAKKISGNQLASFYNIAFDSPVDQVAFDLKNNIEASGIVDFQQGIILVDSTYNPKTKVSHGMLTFKKGANAVNVSDASHVRGAIEKIGNDIFTYPSGDEGKYRPARISAPKEENAVFVGQYVYQDPAFFKARPHAVGVVKKLNDQEYWIIEKGNDKQSDVLLTLSWDESTTAPDILTNPEEELHIVRWDPKQQLWVDEGGVVDMSTKEVTTVATVRGYGFFTLAAVKKDWMIEGDVVIYNLVTANGDGKNDYFIIENIRNYPNNKVEIFNRWGARVYETTGYDPKGDGSSNVFKGYSEGKVTIDKGTKLPSGTYYYVITYEYKDANGSRMIKKAANLHLETN, from the coding sequence ATGAGAAAAAGAAAAATTTCCACCGCATTAGTAGCAAGTTGTACGAGTATACTATTATATGGGCAAGCTCCTTCCGTAATTACTAATGAGGGATTATTTATTGTATCTCCTGGAGATTTAGTATCCTTTGAGGGAACGTTCGAAAATGTAGAATCGGGCCATGTTACTAATGATGGAACCGTGGTTTACTTTCGCGACTTTATCAACAATGGATCGTATGGAATGACAGCCAATAAAACGACTTCTACAACGATATTTACGGTTGTTGGGAACCCACAAGAGGCAAAGAAAATTTCAGGAAATCAACTGGCTTCCTTTTATAATATAGCATTTGATAGCCCTGTAGATCAGGTTGCTTTTGATTTGAAAAATAATATTGAAGCTTCGGGAATCGTTGATTTTCAACAGGGAATCATCCTCGTGGATTCAACGTATAATCCCAAAACTAAAGTATCTCATGGAATGCTGACGTTCAAGAAAGGAGCCAATGCGGTGAATGTAAGTGATGCTTCTCATGTTCGGGGGGCAATTGAAAAAATTGGGAATGATATCTTTACTTATCCTAGTGGAGATGAAGGAAAATATCGTCCTGCGCGTATTTCTGCTCCTAAAGAAGAAAATGCCGTTTTTGTTGGGCAATATGTATATCAGGATCCTGCTTTTTTTAAAGCGCGCCCTCATGCAGTGGGCGTTGTGAAAAAACTCAATGATCAAGAGTATTGGATTATCGAAAAGGGCAACGACAAACAAAGTGATGTCTTGTTGACCTTGAGTTGGGATGAATCCACAACCGCCCCTGACATCCTAACTAATCCCGAAGAAGAATTGCACATTGTTCGTTGGGATCCCAAACAGCAGTTATGGGTAGATGAAGGAGGGGTAGTGGATATGTCTACGAAAGAAGTAACAACCGTGGCTACAGTAAGAGGATATGGTTTTTTCACCTTAGCGGCTGTTAAGAAAGACTGGATGATAGAGGGTGATGTGGTGATTTACAACTTGGTAACGGCTAATGGCGATGGTAAAAATGACTATTTTATCATTGAAAATATTCGAAATTATCCTAATAATAAAGTAGAAATTTTTAACCGTTGGGGGGCTCGTGTGTATGAAACTACGGGATATGATCCAAAAGGAGATGGCAGTAGCAATGTATTTAAAGGATATTCAGAAGGTAAGGTGACGATAGACAAAGGAACGAAACTCCCAAGCGGAACGTATTACTATGTTATTACTTACGAATACAAAGATGCCAATGGAAGTCGAATGATTAAAAAGGCCGCGAATTTACACCTTGAAACCAATTAA
- a CDS encoding class I SAM-dependent methyltransferase, whose protein sequence is MECILCQNLLTHKIDSHYYHCDTCFAYVKDVRYYFSAEQEKQHYEFHNNDVNDIGYQKFTSPITNEILARFEPNTLGLDFGCGKGPVITKQLVDRGYAVRLYDPYFHPDKSYVNQRYDYIFSCEVFEHFYHPHQEIMHLKKLLKPKGILLIMTHLYVDQVPFESWYYRKDETHVFIYTPKTFEYIAQRYHFNILNSTERLIVLESTTT, encoded by the coding sequence ATGGAGTGTATCTTATGTCAAAATCTCTTAACACACAAAATTGATTCTCACTACTATCACTGTGATACTTGCTTTGCTTATGTCAAAGATGTTCGCTATTACTTTTCAGCAGAACAAGAGAAACAACACTATGAGTTTCACAATAACGATGTAAATGACATCGGCTATCAAAAATTCACCTCTCCCATTACCAACGAAATTCTGGCGCGTTTTGAGCCTAATACGTTGGGATTGGATTTTGGCTGTGGCAAAGGGCCTGTTATTACCAAGCAATTAGTGGATCGCGGTTATGCGGTCCGCTTATATGACCCTTATTTTCATCCTGATAAATCCTATGTCAATCAACGTTATGACTATATTTTTAGCTGTGAAGTTTTTGAGCATTTTTACCATCCACATCAGGAAATCATGCATTTAAAAAAATTACTAAAACCAAAGGGCATATTACTTATTATGACTCATCTCTATGTCGATCAAGTTCCATTTGAATCGTGGTATTACCGCAAAGATGAAACACACGTTTTTATTTATACCCCAAAAACTTTTGAATATATCGCTCAACGCTATCATTTCAATATACTAAACAGCACAGAACGCTTGATTGTTTTAGAATCTACAACTACATAA
- a CDS encoding GNAT family N-acetyltransferase — MQTQRLLLTRLDHQDNAFFIELVNTPGWLKFIGNRNIYSALDAQQYIQTILDNSQFTYWIVRLKSDQTPIGAVTLIKRSYLDSHDIGFAFLPSYMNMGYAYEAAHCVVEQVKAQQLHSVLYATVLPENKSSIKLLTRLGLTFKEVIHPEEELLHLFQLII, encoded by the coding sequence ATGCAAACTCAACGCTTGTTGCTTACTAGACTTGATCATCAGGACAATGCTTTTTTCATTGAACTTGTCAATACACCTGGCTGGTTAAAATTTATAGGTAACCGCAATATATACAGCGCTTTGGATGCACAGCAATATATCCAAACTATACTAGACAATTCACAATTCACCTATTGGATTGTGCGTTTAAAAAGCGATCAAACCCCAATAGGAGCTGTTACCCTCATCAAAAGAAGTTATTTAGACTCTCACGATATTGGTTTTGCTTTTTTACCAAGCTATATGAATATGGGGTATGCCTATGAAGCGGCTCATTGTGTTGTAGAGCAAGTGAAAGCGCAACAATTGCACTCGGTTTTATATGCAACTGTTCTACCAGAAAATAAGAGTTCTATCAAATTATTAACTCGTTTGGGTTTAACGTTTAAAGAGGTTATACATCCCGAAGAGGAATTGTTGCATTTGTTCCAATTAATCATATAA
- the rocD gene encoding ornithine--oxo-acid transaminase, whose product MSGKITSEQAIALENQYGAHNYHPLPVVLSKGEGVYVWDVEGKKYYDFLSAYSAVNQGHCHPRIIEAMMKQANTLMLTSRAFYNDQLGLYEKKITTLMGYDKVLPMNSGAEAVETALKVCRKWAYEKKGIAENQAKIIVCENNFHGRTTTIISFSNDEEARKNYGPYTEGFIRVAYDNIDALRAALEKDSSTIAGFLVEPIQGEAGVYVPQAGYLAEAKLLCEQHNVLFIADEVQTGIARTGKMLAIQHENVKADILVLGKALSGGAYPISAVLADDEIMNVIKPGQHGSTFGGNPMAAAIAIAALDVVLDEKLADNAERLGQLFRSELTKYIQTSNICTLVRGKGLLNAILINDTEDSDTAWNICLKLRDNGLLAKPTHGNIIRFAPPLVMDEEQLLDCVSIIVKTLKEFEK is encoded by the coding sequence ATGTCAGGAAAAATAACTTCAGAACAAGCGATTGCTTTAGAAAATCAATACGGAGCACATAACTATCACCCATTACCCGTTGTATTATCAAAAGGAGAAGGAGTGTACGTTTGGGATGTTGAAGGGAAGAAATATTACGACTTTTTATCTGCTTATTCAGCAGTAAATCAAGGACATTGTCATCCTAGGATTATTGAGGCAATGATGAAGCAAGCCAATACGTTAATGTTGACTTCTCGTGCCTTCTACAATGATCAGTTGGGATTATACGAAAAGAAGATTACAACGTTGATGGGATATGATAAAGTATTACCGATGAACTCTGGTGCAGAAGCAGTAGAAACAGCGTTAAAAGTTTGTCGTAAATGGGCATATGAGAAGAAGGGAATTGCTGAAAATCAAGCCAAAATAATTGTTTGTGAAAATAACTTCCACGGAAGAACAACCACAATCATCTCTTTTTCAAATGATGAAGAAGCTAGAAAAAACTATGGTCCTTATACTGAAGGTTTTATTCGTGTAGCCTATGATAACATTGATGCTTTACGAGCAGCATTGGAAAAAGACAGCAGTACGATTGCGGGATTCTTAGTAGAGCCAATTCAAGGGGAAGCAGGTGTTTACGTTCCTCAAGCAGGATATTTAGCAGAGGCAAAATTACTGTGTGAGCAACACAATGTGTTATTCATTGCAGATGAGGTGCAAACGGGAATTGCAAGAACAGGAAAAATGTTGGCGATTCAACACGAGAATGTAAAAGCAGATATCCTAGTTTTAGGTAAAGCTTTATCTGGAGGAGCATACCCTATTTCAGCGGTATTAGCAGATGATGAAATTATGAATGTAATCAAACCAGGACAACACGGATCTACATTTGGAGGAAACCCTATGGCAGCAGCCATTGCTATTGCAGCCTTAGACGTTGTATTAGACGAGAAATTAGCAGATAATGCAGAGCGCTTAGGGCAATTGTTCAGAAGCGAATTGACAAAGTACATTCAAACAAGTAACATCTGTACATTGGTACGCGGAAAAGGATTGTTGAATGCCATCTTAATTAACGATACAGAAGATAGTGATACGGCTTGGAATATCTGCTTGAAATTAAGAGATAACGGCTTATTAGCTAAACCAACACATGGAAATATTATTCGCTTTGCACCACCTTTAGTAATGGATGAGGAACAATTGTTGGATTGTGTTTCTATTATCGTAAAAACATTAAAAGAATTTGAGAAATAA
- the pncA gene encoding bifunctional nicotinamidase/pyrazinamidase gives MKALLVVDLQLDFLPDGALAVKEGDLIIPSINAIQNRFDLVVATQDWHPLDHQSFASQHPNQQQFDVVTLHGIPQVLWPDHCVQGTVGATFSEAWDSTVVSAVFRKGMNKQIDSYSGFYDNNKMDSTGLLGFLKDKKVTEVYVCGLAAEYCVFYTAMDAKKAGFDTFFLDFATKPISKENLQQAKKTLIENEIVIVNTSEELKV, from the coding sequence ATGAAAGCTTTACTGGTAGTCGATTTACAGCTTGATTTTTTACCTGACGGAGCTTTAGCAGTGAAAGAAGGAGATTTAATTATCCCGAGTATCAATGCAATACAAAATCGTTTTGATTTGGTTGTGGCAACCCAAGATTGGCATCCTTTGGACCATCAAAGTTTTGCCTCTCAGCATCCCAATCAACAACAGTTTGACGTGGTAACGTTGCATGGAATACCACAGGTCTTATGGCCTGATCACTGTGTGCAAGGAACGGTAGGAGCTACATTTAGCGAAGCATGGGATAGTACAGTGGTTTCTGCTGTATTTCGAAAAGGAATGAATAAGCAGATCGACTCCTATAGTGGATTTTATGATAACAATAAAATGGATTCAACAGGGCTTCTAGGTTTTTTAAAAGATAAAAAGGTAACCGAAGTATATGTCTGTGGATTAGCTGCTGAATATTGCGTTTTTTATACGGCAATGGATGCTAAAAAGGCCGGATTTGATACTTTTTTCTTGGATTTTGCTACTAAGCCAATTTCAAAAGAAAACCTTCAACAAGCAAAGAAAACGCTGATAGAAAACGAGATTGTCATCGTCAATACGAGTGAAGAATTAAAAGTGTAA